One Polaribacter sp. KT25b DNA segment encodes these proteins:
- a CDS encoding peptidylprolyl isomerase, translated as MQQKTTILKYTKLPILIFIFGLISTSTFAQKLKIDGVAVVIGKNIVLDSDIEKFKQEVEVRSEGKITISDCEMLEELMQQKLLAHHAIIDSVLVSDAEINSRVERSVQYFTQQYGSEDKVIAAYGFNDLDDLKKELFTVQKENLLIEKEQEKITEKIDVTPEEVRLYFNGLKTSNELPEFPAEIELAQIVLYAAPTKEEEDRIVAQLEEIKKEIEEGASFKMKAIINSDDPGVTQNGGRYEVTKESQFIKEFKEMAFSLDVGQVSKPFKSDFGYHLMQLHEVRGNMRVASHILIQPDIPESRLKDTKERAEKLATDIKEGKLSFEEAVKKYSEDKETKNNGGTIVNPYTGETKFDLTRMDPDLYARVAELKKGELSDVFFDQNRNGEKMFKFIIMKDRTNTHVADLVEDYVKIQDLALRKKKEETITKWSKEKIKDTYIKMSDTHRKCTFEKNWKKEIAK; from the coding sequence ATGCAACAAAAAACAACAATTTTAAAGTATACTAAGTTACCCATTTTAATATTCATTTTTGGGTTGATAAGTACATCAACATTTGCTCAAAAATTAAAAATAGATGGAGTTGCTGTAGTTATAGGTAAAAACATTGTTTTAGATTCTGATATAGAAAAATTTAAGCAAGAAGTAGAAGTTAGATCAGAAGGTAAAATTACCATTTCAGATTGTGAAATGTTAGAAGAATTAATGCAGCAAAAATTATTAGCACATCATGCAATTATAGATAGTGTTCTTGTCTCTGATGCAGAAATAAATAGTAGAGTAGAGCGAAGTGTACAGTATTTTACCCAACAATATGGTAGTGAAGATAAAGTTATTGCTGCTTATGGCTTTAATGATTTAGACGATTTAAAAAAGGAATTATTTACCGTTCAAAAAGAGAATCTTTTAATTGAAAAAGAACAGGAAAAAATTACCGAGAAAATAGATGTAACTCCAGAAGAAGTACGTTTATATTTTAATGGTTTAAAAACAAGTAATGAGTTGCCAGAGTTTCCAGCAGAAATAGAATTGGCGCAAATTGTTTTGTATGCAGCACCAACTAAAGAAGAAGAAGATAGAATTGTTGCACAATTAGAAGAAATAAAAAAGGAAATTGAAGAAGGCGCTAGTTTTAAAATGAAAGCTATTATTAATTCTGATGATCCAGGAGTTACGCAAAATGGAGGTAGATATGAAGTAACGAAAGAATCTCAATTTATAAAAGAGTTTAAAGAAATGGCTTTTAGTTTAGATGTAGGTCAAGTTTCTAAGCCATTTAAATCAGATTTTGGATATCATTTAATGCAATTACATGAAGTTAGAGGAAATATGAGAGTTGCATCTCATATCTTGATTCAGCCAGATATTCCAGAAAGTAGATTAAAAGATACAAAAGAAAGAGCAGAAAAATTAGCAACAGATATTAAAGAAGGAAAACTTTCTTTTGAAGAAGCGGTTAAAAAGTACTCTGAAGATAAAGAAACTAAAAATAATGGAGGAACAATTGTAAATCCTTATACTGGTGAAACGAAGTTTGATTTAACAAGAATGGATCCAGATTTGTATGCAAGAGTTGCAGAATTAAAAAAAGGAGAACTTTCTGATGTGTTTTTTGATCAAAATAGAAATGGCGAGAAAATGTTTAAATTCATAATAATGAAAGACAGAACAAATACTCACGTTGCAGATTTGGTAGAAGATTATGTTAAGATTCAAGATTTAGCTTTAAGAAAAAAGAAAGAAGAGACTATTACAAAATGGTCTAAAGAAAAAATAAAAGATACATATATTAAAATGTCAGATACACATCGTAAATGTACTTTTGAAAAAAATTGGAAAAAAGAAATTGCTAAATAA
- a CDS encoding peptidylprolyl isomerase — protein sequence MRKLVLLVVLSCSSIVFSQKKNKVLVTIDGEKTTISDFKRIYEKNLDAIDNEEAKDVTKNLDLFINYKLKVKEAYDIKLDTLPSYVKEMETYRNQLSVPYMQDSSFINQLVKDAYYRTKYEIKAKHILIKTPKVPSPKDTLEAYQKILKIRNRIVKGEDFETVAVEVSDDPSTRDDKKSGRPGNKGNLGYFSAFRMVYPFEDAAYNTKVGKVSEPFRTRFGYHILKVDSLRESRGEVEVAHILINDTSAKGEEIANEVYKKLEADEQFPALARQYSSDTGTKSKGGKLRQFGTGAMVKPFEDAAFNLQKEGEYSKPFKTRFGWHIVQLIKKYPIASFSELESELKNKVRSGDRAQLSQKAVIDKLKNKYEIVENEQAKAIFNRTDIKSISKDSLQSIILSINDKEFTQAQFVDFLKNKRNTPVFQIFEDFKDAEILSYYKDHLEKSEPEFAYTLQEYKDGLLLFELMQQKIWEKSSKDTLGLKSFFDANLSKYEPKELNEIKGEVMNDYQNFLEKNWIADLRRKSVIEVNKRQLKKLIKFYKNN from the coding sequence ATGAGAAAGTTAGTATTATTAGTAGTTTTAAGTTGTTCAAGTATTGTTTTTTCGCAAAAGAAAAACAAAGTTTTAGTAACTATTGATGGTGAAAAAACAACAATTTCTGATTTTAAAAGAATCTATGAAAAAAATTTAGATGCAATAGATAATGAAGAAGCTAAAGATGTTACCAAAAATTTAGACCTTTTTATTAATTACAAGCTAAAAGTTAAAGAAGCTTATGATATAAAACTAGATACGTTGCCTTCTTATGTTAAAGAAATGGAAACTTACAGAAATCAGCTTTCTGTGCCTTATATGCAAGATTCTAGTTTTATAAATCAACTTGTAAAAGATGCTTATTATAGAACAAAATATGAAATAAAAGCAAAACATATTTTAATTAAAACGCCAAAAGTACCATCGCCAAAAGATACGTTAGAAGCGTATCAGAAAATTTTAAAAATTAGAAATAGAATTGTAAAAGGAGAAGATTTTGAAACTGTTGCAGTTGAAGTTTCTGATGATCCTTCTACTAGAGATGATAAAAAATCTGGAAGACCAGGAAATAAAGGAAATTTAGGATATTTTTCTGCTTTTAGAATGGTGTATCCTTTTGAAGATGCTGCTTATAACACAAAAGTAGGTAAAGTTTCAGAACCTTTTAGAACTCGTTTTGGTTATCATATTTTAAAAGTAGATTCTTTAAGAGAATCTAGAGGCGAGGTAGAGGTTGCTCATATTTTAATAAATGATACTTCTGCAAAAGGAGAAGAAATTGCAAATGAAGTGTATAAAAAACTAGAAGCAGATGAGCAATTTCCTGCTTTAGCAAGACAATATTCTAGTGATACTGGTACAAAATCTAAAGGTGGAAAATTAAGACAATTTGGTACAGGAGCAATGGTGAAACCTTTTGAAGATGCTGCTTTTAACTTGCAAAAAGAAGGTGAATATTCTAAACCATTTAAAACACGTTTTGGTTGGCATATTGTTCAATTAATTAAAAAATATCCAATTGCTTCTTTTAGTGAGCTAGAAAGTGAGTTAAAAAATAAAGTAAGATCTGGTGATAGAGCTCAATTATCGCAAAAAGCGGTAATTGATAAATTAAAGAATAAATATGAAATTGTAGAAAATGAACAAGCGAAAGCAATATTTAATAGAACTGATATAAAATCTATTTCTAAAGATTCTTTACAATCGATAATTTTATCAATCAATGATAAAGAATTTACGCAAGCTCAATTTGTAGATTTTCTTAAAAATAAAAGAAATACTCCTGTTTTTCAAATTTTCGAAGATTTTAAAGATGCAGAAATTTTGTCTTATTATAAAGATCATTTAGAAAAATCAGAACCAGAATTTGCATATACTTTACAGGAATATAAAGATGGTTTGTTGTTGTTTGAATTAATGCAACAAAAAATATGGGAAAAATCATCTAAAGACACTTTAGGTTTAAAAAGTTTTTTTGATGCTAATTTAAGTAAGTACGAACCAAAAGAATTAAATGAAATAAAAGGAGAAGTAATGAATGATTATCAGAACTTTTTAGAAAAAAATTGGATTGCAGATTTAAGAAGAAAAAGCGTTATTGAGGTTAATAAAAGACAGCTTAAAAAACTAATTAAATTTTATAAAAACAACTAA
- a CDS encoding DUF493 family protein, translated as MSKNEEFYSKLKIQLEDTTSFPAEYMYKFIVPSNENQSEEVQELFNNTGAVIKTKKSKTGKYHSLSIVLKVESANKVIEYYRKVEKIKGIISL; from the coding sequence ATGAGTAAAAATGAAGAATTTTATAGCAAATTAAAAATTCAGTTAGAAGATACAACGAGTTTTCCTGCTGAATATATGTATAAATTTATTGTGCCTTCTAACGAAAATCAATCCGAAGAAGTACAAGAATTGTTTAATAATACTGGCGCAGTTATAAAAACAAAAAAATCTAAAACAGGAAAATATCATAGTCTTTCTATCGTATTAAAAGTAGAAAGTGCCAATAAAGTTATCGAATATTACAGAAAAGTTGAGAAAATTAAAGGAATTATATCATTATAA
- a CDS encoding AAA family ATPase, whose amino-acid sequence MQKNQQKIVLIGGPGTGKSTVLNKLKEKGFFCFDEVSREVILKAQEKGIEQLFLTEPLLFSEMLLEGREEQYLSAEKRKENIIFLDRGIPDVHAYMNYFKTDYPSIFLEKSKHYKYDLIFHFSPWEEIHTTDNERYETFEDSINIDTFLIDAYSELDYKIINVPFGSVDERTNFIINSLACEL is encoded by the coding sequence TTGCAAAAAAATCAGCAAAAAATTGTTTTAATTGGCGGCCCAGGAACAGGTAAATCAACTGTTTTAAATAAATTAAAAGAGAAAGGTTTTTTCTGTTTTGATGAAGTTTCTAGAGAAGTAATTTTAAAAGCTCAAGAAAAAGGAATTGAACAGCTCTTTTTAACAGAACCACTTTTGTTTAGCGAAATGTTATTAGAAGGTAGAGAAGAACAATATTTATCCGCAGAAAAAAGAAAGGAAAATATTATTTTTTTAGATAGAGGAATTCCTGATGTTCATGCATATATGAACTATTTTAAGACCGATTATCCCAGTATTTTCTTAGAAAAAAGTAAACATTACAAATACGATTTAATTTTCCATTTTTCTCCTTGGGAAGAAATCCATACTACGGATAATGAACGTTATGAAACTTTTGAAGATTCTATAAACATTGATACTTTTCTAATTGATGCGTATTCAGAATTAGATTATAAAATTATAAATGTTCCTTTTGGTTCTGTCGATGAAAGAACTAACTTTATTATTAATTCGCTTGCTTGCGAATTATGA
- a CDS encoding ATP-dependent DNA helicase RecQ, which translates to MISAKTILQEYWNFSTFREPQEEIVNAVLQQKDVIALLPTGGGKSICFQVPALVNDGVCIVISPLIALMQDQVENLQKRNIKATTIKSGSSQDEIIILFDNIKFGNFKFLYISPERLQSTFIQQKIQELNVSFVAIDEAHCISEWGQDFRPSYRNIKILKELIPDVNFIALTATANTIVLNDIAENLELDNPQIFRKSFERENLAYQVFTVEDKLLKLEQIFTKTKKPAIIYVTSRKRTEEISNFLNAKNYKSSFYHGGLSAKEKQISFDNWMTEKTPIMVSTNAFGMGIDKPNVGIVVHFDLPFSIENYIQEAGRAGRNGNKSFAVLFKNENDISIYKKQLKKALPSIAEVKEVHRQLYQYFRIAKGEIIDKFYSFNLLEFARMYNFTAVKTDAILKILSNNGIIELTNTYNQKSTIIFNSSSKNIILHTIRNIYIKDFVNSILRTYSGLFEQEVKVDEFLLAKKNNITSRQVIANLEQLEKENILTYKSVKTDTEIRFLVPREDDLTINRFSRVINQFLKQKEKKSEDFLAYIDNNNTCRNTQILDYFDEKSTKDCGICDVCLSKKRTKKVDISSEILAVLNQKNGLTSQEINQHLKANEKDILIHLRQLLSEDKIQINHQNKYQLK; encoded by the coding sequence ATGATTTCTGCAAAAACCATACTACAAGAATATTGGAATTTCTCTACTTTTAGAGAACCTCAAGAAGAGATTGTAAATGCTGTTTTACAACAAAAAGATGTAATTGCTTTATTACCAACTGGTGGAGGAAAATCGATTTGTTTTCAAGTTCCTGCTTTGGTAAATGATGGCGTTTGCATCGTAATTTCCCCTTTAATTGCGTTGATGCAAGATCAAGTAGAAAATCTACAGAAACGTAACATAAAAGCCACAACAATAAAATCTGGTTCTTCGCAAGATGAAATAATTATACTTTTTGATAATATTAAATTTGGGAACTTTAAGTTCTTATATATTTCTCCAGAAAGGTTGCAATCAACTTTTATTCAGCAAAAAATACAAGAATTAAATGTTTCTTTTGTTGCCATTGATGAAGCGCATTGTATTTCTGAATGGGGACAAGATTTTAGACCTTCTTACAGAAATATTAAAATCTTAAAAGAATTAATTCCTGATGTAAATTTTATTGCACTTACAGCAACTGCAAATACAATTGTATTAAATGATATTGCAGAAAATCTTGAATTAGACAATCCGCAGATTTTTAGAAAATCTTTTGAGAGAGAAAATTTAGCATATCAAGTTTTTACTGTCGAAGATAAATTACTAAAGCTCGAACAGATTTTTACAAAAACTAAAAAGCCCGCAATTATTTATGTTACTTCTAGAAAAAGAACTGAAGAAATTAGTAATTTTTTAAACGCTAAAAATTACAAAAGCAGTTTTTATCACGGAGGATTATCTGCCAAGGAAAAGCAAATTTCTTTTGATAATTGGATGACAGAAAAAACACCAATCATGGTTTCTACAAATGCATTTGGAATGGGAATTGACAAACCAAATGTTGGAATTGTAGTTCATTTTGATTTGCCTTTTAGCATCGAAAATTACATTCAAGAAGCTGGACGAGCAGGAAGAAATGGAAACAAATCTTTTGCTGTTTTATTTAAAAATGAAAACGATATTTCAATTTATAAAAAACAACTAAAAAAAGCATTACCAAGCATAGCAGAAGTAAAAGAAGTTCACAGACAATTATACCAATATTTTAGAATTGCAAAGGGAGAAATAATTGATAAATTTTATAGTTTTAACCTTTTAGAATTCGCTAGAATGTATAATTTTACAGCTGTTAAAACAGATGCTATTTTAAAGATTTTATCTAATAATGGCATTATAGAACTTACAAATACATACAATCAAAAATCTACAATTATTTTCAATTCTAGTAGTAAAAATATCATTTTACACACTATAAGAAATATCTATATTAAGGACTTTGTAAACTCAATACTAAGAACTTACAGTGGATTATTTGAACAAGAGGTTAAAGTAGACGAATTTCTACTTGCTAAGAAAAACAATATTACTTCTAGACAAGTAATTGCCAATTTAGAGCAATTAGAAAAGGAAAACATACTTACTTACAAGAGTGTAAAAACAGATACAGAAATTCGTTTTTTAGTTCCTAGAGAAGATGATTTAACTATCAACAGATTCTCGAGAGTAATCAATCAATTTTTAAAACAAAAAGAAAAAAAGTCAGAAGATTTTTTAGCTTATATTGATAATAATAACACGTGTAGAAACACACAAATTTTAGATTATTTTGATGAAAAATCAACAAAAGATTGTGGCATTTGTGATGTTTGTTTGTCAAAAAAAAGAACTAAAAAAGTTGATATTTCTTCAGAAATTTTAGCTGTTTTAAATCAGAAAAATGGTTTAACATCACAAGAAATAAATCAACATTTAAAGGCAAATGAAAAAGACATTTTAATACATTTGCGCCAGCTTTTATCCGAAGATAAAATACAAATTAATCATCAAAATAAATACCAACTAAAATAA
- the fmt gene encoding methionyl-tRNA formyltransferase, with product MKDVRIVFMGTPDFAVTILKHLVDNNYNVVGVITAPDKPAGRGRKLNESDVKKYALSKNLNILQPKNLKNEDFLQELKALNAHLQIVVAFRMLPEAVWKMPKLGTFNLHASLLPQYRGAAPIHWAIINGETKTGVTTFFIDDKIDTGEIILQEEIDISENETVGTLHDKLMFLGADLVAKTIDLISDGNVTTKKQPELEEKSAPKLNPENTKVDWTESLENIYNKIRGLNPFPTAWTIIKNEDEEISAKIYTIKKETYDHQYKVGKIITTKKEMKVAVKNGFLIIDEIKLSGKKKMDTKSLLNGFTFSKEAKML from the coding sequence ATGAAAGATGTACGTATCGTTTTTATGGGAACTCCAGATTTTGCTGTTACCATTTTAAAGCATTTAGTAGACAACAATTATAACGTAGTTGGTGTAATTACTGCGCCAGATAAACCTGCTGGAAGAGGCAGAAAACTAAACGAATCTGACGTAAAAAAATATGCGTTGTCTAAGAATTTAAATATTTTACAGCCAAAAAATTTAAAAAACGAAGATTTTCTTCAAGAATTAAAAGCCTTAAATGCCCATTTACAAATTGTAGTTGCCTTTAGAATGTTACCAGAAGCAGTTTGGAAAATGCCAAAATTAGGCACCTTTAATCTTCACGCATCATTATTACCACAATATAGAGGAGCAGCACCAATTCATTGGGCAATTATAAATGGCGAAACAAAAACAGGTGTAACTACCTTTTTTATTGATGATAAAATTGACACTGGAGAAATTATTTTACAAGAAGAAATTGACATTTCAGAGAATGAAACTGTTGGTACTTTACACGATAAATTAATGTTTTTAGGAGCAGATTTAGTTGCAAAAACTATTGATTTAATTTCTGATGGAAATGTTACAACCAAAAAACAACCAGAATTAGAAGAGAAATCTGCGCCAAAATTAAATCCAGAAAACACAAAAGTAGATTGGACAGAATCTTTAGAAAATATTTACAATAAAATAAGAGGTTTAAATCCTTTTCCTACTGCTTGGACAATTATAAAAAATGAGGATGAAGAAATATCAGCAAAAATTTATACTATAAAAAAAGAAACTTACGACCATCAATATAAGGTAGGAAAAATAATTACTACTAAAAAAGAAATGAAAGTAGCTGTTAAAAATGGATTCTTAATTATTGATGAAATTAAGCTTTCTGGCAAAAAGAAAATGGATACAAAAAGTCTTTTAAATGGATTTACATTTTCTAAAGAAGCAAAAATGCTTTAA
- a CDS encoding HU family DNA-binding protein: MNKSDLIDAMAADAGISKVAAKAALESFTDNVTAALKGGDKVALVGFGTFSVSNRAARSGRNPQTGKTIQIAAKNVAKFKAGAGLSDAVN, translated from the coding sequence ATGAACAAGTCAGATTTAATCGATGCAATGGCTGCTGATGCAGGAATTTCTAAAGTAGCAGCTAAGGCAGCTTTAGAGTCTTTTACAGATAATGTTACTGCTGCATTAAAAGGTGGTGATAAAGTTGCATTAGTTGGTTTCGGAACTTTTTCTGTTTCTAACAGAGCTGCAAGAAGTGGAAGAAATCCACAAACTGGAAAAACTATTCAAATTGCTGCTAAAAATGTAGCAAAATTTAAAGCAGGAGCAGGTTTAAGCGATGCTGTAAACTAA
- a CDS encoding YqgE/AlgH family protein, whose product MTHLKPLKGRLLIAEPSILNDSSFNRAIILITEHTNKSSVGFILNRPLEYTLNDLLPEIDCNFTIYQGGPVEQDNLYFIHKVPNLIPESIEVDRGIFWGGNFESLKFLLNSGGLEKSDIRFFLGYSGWEKDQLINELNLNSWFISENDIKNILSKEEESLWRNKILQKGGNYKIWANAPSDINLN is encoded by the coding sequence ATGACCCATTTAAAACCGCTAAAAGGAAGATTATTAATAGCAGAACCCTCTATTTTAAATGATAGTTCATTTAATAGAGCAATTATTTTAATTACAGAACACACCAACAAAAGTTCTGTTGGTTTTATTCTTAATAGACCTCTAGAATATACGCTAAATGATTTATTACCAGAAATAGATTGTAATTTTACAATTTATCAAGGTGGTCCAGTAGAACAAGATAATTTATATTTTATACACAAAGTACCCAATTTAATACCAGAAAGTATTGAAGTTGATAGAGGTATATTTTGGGGAGGTAATTTTGAGTCCTTAAAATTTTTACTTAATTCTGGGGGATTAGAAAAAAGTGATATTCGTTTTTTTCTTGGTTATTCTGGCTGGGAAAAAGATCAACTTATCAATGAATTAAACTTAAATTCATGGTTTATATCAGAAAATGATATTAAGAACATTTTATCCAAAGAAGAAGAATCTCTTTGGAGAAATAAAATACTTCAAAAAGGCGGTAATTACAAAATTTGGGCAAATGCACCTAGTGATATTAATTTAAACTAA
- a CDS encoding aminotransferase class IV yields MINFNSELLVEEKAKLSLENRGFKYGDAIFETIKVSNNRVVFWEDHYFRLMSSMRMLRMKIPMEFTLEFLEQEILKTVATQNSANSYRVRLNVYRKDGGLYTPKTNKIDYFIVAKANTYVTKEVYSVDVFKDFYSYSGLLSTIKTNNRMVNTLASIYAKENELDNCVLINEKKGVVEVTNANIFVVKGNVVRTPALSEGCIKGVIRSKVIDIIAKNKEFTLEETTISPFEIQKADEVFITNAIIGVQKITNYKKKKFTTIFSDKISKSLNVLEVTSS; encoded by the coding sequence ATGATTAATTTTAATAGTGAATTATTAGTTGAAGAAAAAGCAAAACTTTCTTTAGAAAATAGAGGGTTTAAATATGGTGATGCAATTTTTGAAACTATAAAAGTTAGTAATAATAGAGTCGTTTTTTGGGAAGATCATTATTTTAGATTAATGTCTTCTATGAGAATGTTGCGTATGAAAATTCCTATGGAATTTACTTTAGAATTTTTAGAACAAGAAATTTTAAAAACTGTAGCCACTCAAAATAGTGCTAATTCTTATCGAGTTAGATTAAATGTTTACAGAAAAGATGGAGGTTTATACACCCCAAAAACCAATAAAATAGATTATTTTATTGTTGCAAAAGCTAATACTTATGTAACTAAAGAGGTTTATTCAGTAGATGTTTTTAAAGACTTTTATAGTTATTCTGGCTTATTATCAACCATAAAAACAAACAATAGAATGGTAAATACTTTGGCAAGTATTTATGCCAAAGAAAATGAATTAGATAATTGTGTTTTAATCAATGAAAAAAAAGGAGTAGTAGAGGTTACCAATGCTAATATATTTGTTGTAAAAGGTAATGTTGTTAGAACACCTGCTTTATCAGAAGGTTGTATTAAAGGTGTAATAAGATCAAAAGTAATTGATATAATTGCTAAAAATAAAGAGTTTACTTTAGAGGAAACAACAATTTCTCCATTCGAAATTCAAAAAGCAGATGAAGTTTTTATAACAAATGCAATTATTGGTGTTCAAAAAATTACTAATTATAAAAAGAAAAAATTTACAACAATTTTTTCTGACAAAATAAGTAAAAGTTTAAACGTTTTAGAGGTAACCTCTTCTTAG
- a CDS encoding START-like domain-containing protein, whose protein sequence is MNKIKFELEIPVHASPNMLYQYISSPSNLQEWFADKVNSRGKMFTFTWEGVEEKAELITKKSDDRIRFKWIESEDDESYFEIKIQVDALTKDVSLIVTDFADDEDEVEESKQLWENQIDELKHTIGA, encoded by the coding sequence ATGAATAAAATAAAATTTGAGTTAGAAATTCCTGTTCACGCATCTCCTAACATGCTGTATCAGTACATTTCATCACCTTCTAATTTACAAGAATGGTTTGCCGATAAAGTGAATTCTAGAGGTAAAATGTTTACATTTACATGGGAAGGAGTAGAAGAAAAAGCAGAATTAATTACTAAAAAGTCTGATGATAGAATCAGATTTAAGTGGATTGAGAGTGAAGATGACGAAAGTTATTTTGAAATTAAAATTCAAGTTGATGCTTTAACTAAAGATGTTTCTTTAATTGTTACAGATTTTGCAGATGATGAAGATGAAGTAGAAGAGTCTAAACAACTTTGGGAAAATCAAATTGATGAATTAAAACATACAATTGGTGCTTAA
- a CDS encoding site-specific integrase, with translation MKSTNCVSQFVFFMPSFFLLLQGVHDRVHDLPMKLNYSEPKIFTGGVDIKRWSKLSAKEKKSALSKSWYVYYSFRNPKTGRLKRQTNIKAGVNLYKDKKSRLYILNQLKESLEYILEKGFNPYEDNTSLAEFIEQLLSTEKSEIKNKPIQKDTPLPIEENTIEEVSIPYSIQKSFDLALNTKSKVLNGVSYQNFKSRINRFKKWLDKEGYDLKKDISILNKKLIIQYLNTVLQSTSPRNRNNTRTDISSLFQTLEDNEIIENNFVKKINVLKSVPERNKTYTTTEQKDIFKYLEKHDAVLYLFVQFISYNFLRPVEVCRLKIGDIDLIDKKIYVRAKNKPVKIKIIPDILIKQLPDLSNLNKNDFLFTPNEIGGQWDTKENNKRDYFTKQFKKVKDHFELGKDYGLYSFRHTFITKLYKEMAKTATPFEVKSKLKLITGHATMDALELYLRDIDAVLPEDYSKLLK, from the coding sequence ATGAAATCAACGAATTGTGTCTCACAATTCGTTTTTTTTATGCCTTCTTTTTTCTTACTTTTACAAGGAGTACACGATAGAGTACACGATTTGCCCATGAAATTGAATTATTCTGAACCAAAAATCTTTACTGGTGGAGTTGATATTAAACGTTGGTCTAAGCTTTCCGCAAAGGAAAAAAAGTCTGCATTATCTAAAAGTTGGTACGTATATTATTCATTTAGGAATCCAAAAACTGGAAGATTAAAAAGACAAACTAATATAAAAGCAGGCGTAAATCTTTACAAAGACAAAAAAAGTAGATTGTATATTTTAAATCAGTTAAAAGAAAGTTTAGAATATATTTTAGAAAAAGGTTTCAATCCTTATGAAGATAATACCTCATTAGCCGAATTTATTGAACAACTTCTTTCAACTGAAAAAAGTGAAATCAAAAATAAGCCAATACAAAAAGATACTCCATTACCTATTGAAGAAAATACTATAGAAGAAGTATCAATCCCCTATTCTATCCAAAAATCTTTTGACCTAGCTCTTAATACTAAATCAAAAGTTTTAAATGGGGTTTCTTATCAAAATTTTAAAAGTAGAATTAATCGATTTAAGAAATGGCTTGATAAAGAAGGCTATGATTTAAAAAAAGACATTTCAATTCTAAATAAGAAACTTATAATACAATATTTAAATACTGTATTACAGTCTACAAGCCCAAGAAATAGAAATAATACACGTACAGACATCAGTTCATTATTTCAAACTTTAGAAGACAATGAAATCATTGAAAATAATTTTGTTAAGAAAATAAATGTTTTAAAATCTGTACCAGAAAGGAATAAAACATATACTACAACTGAGCAGAAAGATATTTTTAAATATTTAGAAAAACATGATGCTGTATTGTATCTTTTTGTTCAATTTATATCCTATAATTTCCTTAGACCTGTTGAAGTTTGTAGACTAAAAATTGGTGATATCGACTTAATAGATAAAAAGATATATGTGAGAGCCAAAAACAAACCTGTAAAAATTAAAATCATTCCTGATATATTAATTAAACAACTACCTGATCTATCTAATTTAAATAAAAACGATTTTCTATTTACTCCCAATGAAATTGGTGGTCAATGGGATACAAAAGAGAATAATAAAAGAGATTATTTTACAAAACAGTTTAAAAAAGTAAAAGATCATTTTGAATTAGGGAAAGATTACGGATTGTATAGCTTTAGACATACTTTTATTACAAAGTTGTATAAAGAAATGGCAAAAACAGCAACTCCTTTTGAAGTAAAAAGTAAATTAAAATTAATTACAGGTCATGCAACAATGGATGCACTAGAATTGTATCTGCGTGATATTGATGCGGTGCTTCCTGAAGATTACTCAAAATTATTGAAATGA